A genomic segment from Actinoplanes sichuanensis encodes:
- a CDS encoding bile acid:sodium symporter family protein → MDSPLTTIGLPIALGIIMLGLGLGLTVADFRRVLQFPKPALIALACQALLLPVVCFGLVVALDLRPELAVGMMLLAASPGGTTANLYSHLFGGHVALNVTLTAVNSVLAVVTLPVIVNLSAGYFLTDGASIGLQFDKVLQVFAIVLIPVAIGMAVRVLREGLADRLARPVKILSVIVLVAVIAGTLLKEWDNIADYVVAVGVAVLVFNIISLAVGYGAPRLAGVGRRESIAAGMEIGIHNSTLAITVAVSPALLNSTEMAIPAAVYGIVMFFTAAAFGYLVTRRREAAVSSA, encoded by the coding sequence ATGGACTCGCCATTGACGACCATCGGGCTGCCCATCGCGCTCGGCATCATCATGCTCGGGCTCGGCCTGGGCCTCACCGTCGCCGACTTCCGCCGTGTCCTGCAGTTCCCGAAACCGGCCCTGATCGCACTCGCCTGCCAGGCGCTGCTGCTACCGGTGGTCTGCTTCGGACTGGTCGTGGCGCTCGACCTGCGACCCGAACTCGCCGTCGGGATGATGCTGCTCGCGGCATCACCCGGCGGCACCACGGCCAACCTGTACAGCCACCTGTTCGGCGGACACGTGGCGCTCAACGTGACCCTGACCGCGGTCAACTCGGTGCTCGCGGTGGTCACCCTGCCGGTGATCGTGAACCTGTCGGCCGGGTACTTCCTCACCGACGGGGCCTCGATCGGGCTCCAGTTCGACAAGGTGCTGCAGGTCTTCGCAATCGTCCTGATCCCGGTCGCGATCGGGATGGCGGTCCGGGTATTGCGCGAGGGCCTGGCCGACCGGCTCGCCCGGCCGGTCAAGATCCTGTCGGTGATCGTGCTGGTCGCGGTGATCGCCGGGACGCTGCTGAAAGAGTGGGACAACATCGCCGACTACGTGGTCGCGGTAGGCGTGGCGGTCCTGGTCTTCAACATCATCAGCCTCGCCGTCGGGTACGGGGCACCGCGCCTGGCCGGAGTCGGCCGGCGTGAGTCGATCGCCGCCGGCATGGAGATCGGCATCCACAACAGCACCCTGGCGATCACCGTGGCGGTCAGCCCGGCCCTGCTGAACAGCACCGAGATGGCGATCCCGGCGGCCGTCTACGGCATCGTCATGTTCTTCACCGCCGCCGCCTTCGGCTATCTTGTCACCCGTCGACGCGAGGCGGCGGTCAGCAGCGCCTGA
- a CDS encoding alpha/beta hydrolase — protein MNVPTSAVAGPRPTTCATTGSVDFGVDLAGGGWKFTTGDDPAWSDPSFADTSWRDWTVPDDWGGHSDLSSYDGFAWYRKTFTLPARPDGVTDAAVVAALGKIDDADQAFLNGQPIGRTGGFPPEFDSTWEVPREYYPADGLLKWGATNVVAVRVYDGTGGGGFYQGPVGLYSKARLRALAGDTGTAATRTQLAHACAVLDRQHRAVAAGDVRGYAATLDKGFFHQGDTAARRIADLRELLKSGPVTLTDAQAEVYVDARGRLVVDTIRTWTGLPPTRELLYIDPRRAVELGDRSRFFRDDYASAAMGRRTQFNVYLPKDYTGTGGKRFPVVYMLNGFNGSNIEWEARDIDTVLDRLGVEAIVVFPDGGSGWYVDTSAGKYRTMIVDEIVPLVDRAYRTIPDRDHRGISGVSMGGQGAFTLGLTNPEVFSSIASHMGALSLPPLVGTSAEQAANAGLRPLTLVAGMSAADLNRHRFYFDGGDSDEYRFGVAAQQMSTALAAKGVRHDYQLGAGRHDDAYWMPKLDRSFALHAEQFATHPVRR, from the coding sequence GTGAACGTTCCCACATCGGCGGTCGCGGGGCCCCGACCGACCACCTGCGCCACCACCGGGTCGGTCGACTTCGGGGTGGATCTGGCCGGCGGTGGATGGAAGTTCACCACCGGTGACGACCCGGCGTGGTCGGATCCGTCCTTCGCGGACACCTCCTGGCGGGACTGGACCGTCCCGGACGACTGGGGTGGCCACAGCGACCTCAGCTCGTACGACGGATTCGCCTGGTATCGCAAGACGTTCACCCTCCCGGCTCGGCCGGACGGGGTCACCGACGCGGCGGTCGTCGCGGCGCTCGGCAAGATCGACGACGCGGATCAGGCGTTCCTCAACGGGCAGCCGATCGGGCGGACCGGCGGCTTCCCGCCCGAGTTCGACTCCACCTGGGAGGTGCCGCGCGAGTACTACCCGGCCGACGGCCTGCTGAAGTGGGGCGCCACCAACGTCGTCGCGGTGCGGGTCTACGACGGCACCGGGGGCGGCGGCTTCTACCAGGGGCCGGTGGGGCTCTACTCGAAGGCGCGGCTGCGTGCCCTGGCCGGCGACACCGGGACGGCTGCCACCCGTACCCAATTGGCTCACGCCTGTGCCGTCCTGGACCGGCAGCACCGCGCCGTCGCCGCCGGCGACGTCCGCGGTTATGCCGCAACGCTCGACAAGGGGTTCTTCCACCAGGGCGACACCGCCGCCCGGCGGATCGCCGACCTGCGGGAGCTGCTGAAATCCGGGCCGGTGACGCTGACCGACGCGCAGGCCGAGGTGTACGTGGACGCCCGCGGCCGCCTGGTCGTCGACACCATCCGCACCTGGACCGGGCTGCCGCCGACCCGCGAGCTGCTGTACATCGACCCGCGCCGGGCGGTCGAGCTCGGTGACCGGTCGCGGTTCTTCCGGGACGACTACGCCTCGGCGGCGATGGGGCGGCGCACGCAGTTCAACGTCTACCTGCCGAAGGACTACACCGGTACCGGCGGCAAGCGGTTCCCGGTCGTCTACATGCTGAACGGCTTCAACGGCAGCAACATCGAGTGGGAGGCCCGCGACATCGACACGGTCCTCGACCGGCTCGGTGTCGAGGCGATCGTGGTGTTCCCGGACGGCGGCAGCGGCTGGTACGTGGACACGTCGGCCGGGAAGTACCGGACGATGATCGTGGACGAGATCGTGCCACTGGTCGACCGGGCGTACCGGACGATCCCCGACCGTGACCACCGCGGGATCAGCGGCGTGTCGATGGGCGGGCAGGGCGCGTTCACGCTGGGACTGACCAACCCCGAGGTGTTCAGCTCGATCGCCAGTCACATGGGTGCGCTGAGCCTGCCGCCGCTGGTCGGCACGTCCGCCGAGCAGGCCGCGAACGCCGGGCTGCGACCGCTCACGCTGGTCGCCGGGATGTCGGCGGCCGACCTGAACCGGCACCGGTTCTACTTCGACGGTGGCGACTCCGACGAGTACCGGTTCGGGGTGGCGGCGCAGCAGATGAGCACGGCGCTGGCCGCGAAGGGGGTCAGGCACGACTACCAGCTGGGTGCGGGGCGGCACGACGACGCGTACTGGATGCCGAAGTTGGACCGGTCGTTCGCGCTGCACGCGGAGCAGTTCGCGACACATCCGGTCCGGCGGTGA